The Candidatus Saccharimonadales bacterium genomic interval AGCACCAGTGGGCTAGCATTTGCCATAGCCACCACCAAGCCAACCTTGAGCTTGGAGGTGCACACCAAAATCAAGGCGGGCACGACGCTGACGATCGATTCTGGCCCCTCAACCCCAGCCGATCAAGTCGGCCAAGCTTCTTGGTACGCCATTGGCTTGCCACAGCCAGATGCGCTAACTTGTGCATCGACCAAGTACGGTCGCGGGACTTATTTGCAAGTCAAAAACAAACGTAATGGCCGCACCGTTATTTGTTTGGTTAATGATTATGGACCCGAGGCTTGGACCCACCGAGTGATAGATCTCTCTCGTGG includes:
- a CDS encoding septal ring lytic transglycosylase RlpA family protein; translated protein: MKTKTKKKLKHVHHVVTKKKLVKKRTSQRFLRGFFITVAMISTSGLAFAIATTKPTLSLEVHTKIKAGTTLTIDSGPSTPADQVGQASWYAIGLPQPDALTCASTKYGRGTYLQVKNKRNGRTVICLVNDYGPEAWTHRVIDLSRGSFRVIENLGSGTTPVEVRVVPPPPSGITLPLPKSLSSYLGYSLCRQSHNATFCEANRQKQPSL